One window from the genome of Marinifilum sp. JC120 encodes:
- the aepX gene encoding phosphoenolpyruvate mutase — translation MKVYVGMSADLVHPGHMNILNIAASYGDVTVGLLTDKAIASYKRLPFMTYKQREMVIKNIKGVTEVIPQHTLDYVENLEKVRPDFVVHGDDWKTGPQKQTRERVIAALAQWNGKLIEPAYTEGISSTQLNGMLKEIGVSPVTRQQRLKRLLANKPVVRVLEAHSGLSGLIVENASVKKDGRSVEFDAIWESSLTDSTMKGKPDIEAVDTTSRLQTINEIFEVTTKPMIYDGDTGGKPEHLAFTVRSLERLGVSAIVIEDKVGLKKNSLFGTDVEQYQASIEDFCYKIEVGKKSQVGKDFMIFARIESLIFNKPVGDALERATAYLGAGADGVMIHTKNKSEKDILEFCRRYQELGHTAPIIAVPSSYNKVYEQQLIDAGVKIVIYANHLLRAAYPAMMEVAKEILRNERSFECNDTCMSIKEILELIPGTK, via the coding sequence ATGAAAGTGTACGTAGGAATGAGCGCAGACCTTGTCCACCCCGGCCACATGAATATACTTAATATTGCCGCTTCGTACGGAGACGTAACCGTCGGGTTGCTGACCGACAAGGCAATCGCCAGCTACAAAAGACTACCTTTCATGACCTACAAACAGCGCGAAATGGTCATAAAAAACATCAAAGGAGTTACCGAAGTAATTCCCCAGCACACGCTGGATTACGTTGAAAACCTTGAAAAAGTACGCCCTGATTTTGTTGTCCATGGAGATGACTGGAAGACAGGTCCGCAAAAACAGACCAGAGAAAGAGTGATCGCCGCCCTTGCCCAATGGAACGGTAAACTGATCGAACCGGCGTATACTGAAGGCATCAGCTCAACCCAGCTCAACGGCATGCTCAAAGAAATCGGAGTATCCCCTGTTACCCGGCAGCAAAGATTAAAACGACTTCTTGCGAATAAACCGGTTGTCCGTGTGCTCGAAGCTCACAGCGGACTGAGCGGGTTGATTGTGGAAAATGCCAGCGTAAAAAAAGATGGTCGCTCGGTAGAATTTGACGCTATCTGGGAAAGCAGCCTCACCGACTCAACCATGAAAGGTAAGCCCGACATTGAAGCTGTTGATACCACCTCACGACTTCAGACCATCAATGAAATTTTTGAAGTAACCACCAAGCCCATGATCTACGACGGTGATACCGGAGGTAAACCGGAACATCTAGCCTTCACAGTTCGTTCGCTGGAGCGGCTTGGAGTTTCGGCAATTGTTATTGAAGACAAAGTCGGTTTGAAAAAGAATTCCCTGTTCGGGACCGATGTGGAACAATATCAAGCCTCCATTGAAGATTTTTGCTACAAAATTGAAGTAGGCAAAAAAAGTCAGGTCGGAAAAGATTTCATGATCTTTGCTAGAATTGAAAGTCTGATCTTTAACAAACCCGTAGGCGATGCCCTCGAAAGAGCCACCGCCTACCTTGGTGCAGGGGCAGACGGGGTCATGATTCACACTAAAAATAAATCAGAAAAAGACATCCTTGAGTTCTGCCGCCGTTATCAGGAACTCGGACACACCGCCCCCATCATTGCTGTTCCTTCCAGCTACAATAAGGTTTACGAGCAGCAGCTCATTGATGCAGGTGTAAAAATAGTGATTTATGCCAACCACCTGCTGCGGGCAGCCTATCCGGCCATGATGGAAGTAGCCAAAGAGATACTCAGAAATGAACGGTCTTTTGAGTGCAACGACACCTGCATGAGCATTAAAGAGATTCTTGAACTCATACCCGGAACCAAATAA
- the aepY gene encoding phosphonopyruvate decarboxylase: protein MIDPLFFLNKCKDNGFSTFYGVPDSTLKHFCTAATDDKELQHTICVNEGAAIGTAIGYHLSTTKTPVVYMQNSGLGNAVNPLTSLVAKEVYSIPMLLIVGWRGEPGVKDEPQHAFQGVITPAMLENLQIDYAVLDKDSDIEKELHKADVFFQKHDRPYALLVKKGTFSEYESTAVTAEDYSLSRQRAIECLVNAQNADNVIVSTTGMASRELFHIRKDNNISHGTDFLTVGGMGHASSIALGVAANAPGKQVICLDGDGACLMHLGSLATIGSSCISNLLHIVINNGEHGSTGGQPTVSREVDLCQIAKACGYSSVARIETEDELNAKLAEAEGLCFLEVMTNNHKSKEIGRPTSTPLQNKKMFMGNF, encoded by the coding sequence ATGATTGATCCTCTGTTTTTCTTAAATAAATGTAAGGACAACGGATTCAGCACCTTTTACGGAGTGCCGGACTCCACTTTGAAACACTTCTGCACTGCTGCAACTGACGACAAAGAATTACAACACACCATATGTGTGAACGAAGGTGCAGCCATCGGCACTGCAATCGGATACCACCTGTCCACAACCAAAACACCGGTTGTGTACATGCAAAACTCAGGACTCGGCAATGCCGTAAATCCTTTGACCTCGCTGGTAGCAAAGGAAGTCTACTCCATCCCCATGCTGCTCATCGTCGGTTGGCGAGGGGAGCCGGGAGTCAAAGATGAACCGCAACACGCTTTCCAAGGGGTAATTACCCCGGCAATGCTGGAAAATCTTCAAATCGACTACGCCGTGCTCGATAAGGATTCAGACATTGAAAAAGAGCTTCATAAGGCCGATGTTTTTTTTCAAAAGCACGACCGCCCATATGCCTTGTTGGTAAAAAAAGGAACATTCTCTGAATATGAAAGTACGGCCGTAACTGCTGAAGATTATTCGCTCAGCAGACAGAGAGCCATTGAGTGTTTGGTAAATGCACAGAACGCTGACAATGTAATTGTTTCCACCACCGGAATGGCTTCAAGGGAGCTTTTCCACATCAGAAAAGATAATAACATTTCACACGGAACGGACTTCCTGACCGTGGGCGGCATGGGGCATGCCTCGTCAATCGCGCTTGGTGTTGCAGCTAATGCCCCTGGCAAACAAGTCATCTGCCTTGACGGTGACGGTGCATGCTTGATGCATCTCGGTTCTCTTGCGACCATCGGTTCAAGCTGCATAAGTAACCTGCTCCACATTGTCATCAATAACGGAGAACACGGTTCCACCGGAGGCCAACCCACTGTTTCCCGCGAAGTTGATCTTTGCCAAATAGCCAAAGCCTGCGGCTACAGCTCAGTTGCCAGAATTGAAACGGAAGATGAATTAAATGCCAAACTAGCTGAAGCTGAAGGACTCTGCTTTCTTGAAGTGATGACCAACAACCATAAATCAAAAGAGATCGGCAGACCGACCAGCACTCCGCTGCAAAACAAAAAAATGTTCATGGGTAATTTCTAA
- a CDS encoding iron-containing alcohol dehydrogenase family protein, with amino-acid sequence MAVFTGDGCLKQLLDEIKAQQYHNILVVTGRSSFEKSGLKEQIISKLQGCELIFFSEFSPNVKYEESWAGCEKIQSSNIEAVLAIGGGSVIDMAKTISLNPESSEELRQMILGQKEIHENLPLYCAPTTAGSGSEATHFAVIYMDGQKYSLAHKNLLPLGVAVDPELSASMPPYLTACSGFDALSQAIESYWANGATEQSRKYAAKAISLILPALEKVVLNPDPESRQDMALGAHYAGKAINLSKTTAPHAFSYYLTSAYGIPHGHAVAIFTGLFFKINQDAIPNKLYEIMGCASADECCNFWYEMMNRCELEYSMERLGIPETECENIVGYVNLERLKNNPVKLGKENLVQQIIKFYNSV; translated from the coding sequence ATGGCTGTTTTCACTGGGGACGGCTGTCTGAAACAACTTCTGGACGAGATAAAAGCGCAGCAATACCACAATATTCTGGTAGTCACAGGCAGATCATCTTTTGAAAAATCAGGCTTAAAAGAACAAATCATTTCCAAGCTTCAGGGCTGCGAGCTTATCTTCTTCTCTGAATTCTCGCCCAACGTAAAATATGAAGAAAGCTGGGCCGGATGCGAAAAAATCCAATCATCCAACATTGAGGCAGTACTTGCCATTGGCGGAGGAAGTGTAATCGACATGGCCAAGACAATCTCCCTGAATCCGGAAAGCAGTGAAGAATTGCGCCAAATGATTCTTGGACAAAAAGAAATCCACGAAAACCTGCCCCTTTATTGCGCCCCCACAACAGCAGGTTCGGGGAGTGAAGCCACCCATTTTGCCGTAATCTACATGGACGGTCAAAAATATTCACTGGCCCATAAAAACCTGCTCCCCCTCGGAGTTGCCGTCGACCCGGAACTCTCAGCTTCCATGCCGCCGTACCTGACAGCCTGCTCCGGCTTTGACGCCCTTAGTCAGGCCATAGAATCATATTGGGCAAACGGAGCAACTGAGCAAAGCAGGAAGTACGCCGCAAAAGCAATTTCCCTGATCCTTCCTGCCCTGGAAAAGGTGGTACTCAACCCCGACCCGGAAAGCAGGCAGGACATGGCTTTAGGCGCGCACTATGCAGGCAAGGCGATCAATCTAAGTAAAACTACCGCACCGCACGCTTTTTCCTACTACCTGACCTCCGCGTACGGGATACCCCATGGACACGCGGTGGCAATATTCACCGGACTTTTTTTTAAAATCAACCAAGACGCCATTCCCAATAAACTATACGAAATCATGGGCTGCGCTTCAGCCGATGAGTGCTGCAATTTCTGGTACGAAATGATGAACCGCTGCGAACTGGAATACAGCATGGAAAGACTCGGTATCCCGGAAACAGAGTGTGAAAATATTGTCGGTTACGTCAATCTGGAAAGGTTGAAGAATAATCCGGTTAAGTTGGGTAAAGAGAACTTAGTTCAACAAATAATAAAATTTTATAACTCTGTTTGA
- a CDS encoding methyl-accepting chemotaxis protein: MCNGGTYATGVNLWLVLWDGGNMNLLDNFKIKTKFLGNIVIVLSLCASALGMYQFALIETGEGYTDVLNEEVYISQLVQNAKVAMLEARRSEKDFMLRKDMKYVPRVENNVSEIITAMNNISDTGLKTGLTEIRQQAEAIKVNAQKYLKTFKGITGSYVTKGLSPKDGLQGEFREAAHVIMDRVPAYAVDDLYLHWLQMRRYEKDFMRTGSAKYHEKLFAELNAYGKAVNESGCLEKNKKIQLKELGVYESAMKRIVQGVPSDLQTALYLKARTSAAKMEKALKSVLVPRVESLVLVVRRDEKDYLLRGSEKYVKKTLEGLQKLSMAFSQSSVSAGSKAEIEKSIDIYRTAFQALVDENMNIAEQTNEMRSAVHAIEPELIKIHELAEELMGRRTVSLKAEAGLFSKTAMGIGGVALFLGIVISLLVTNSIARPLRTAESTVMKMADGDLNQNVQSASRDETGTMLNAMGDMIYRLRDVVGGVNSAVSNIAAGSEELAATSESMSQGSSEQAASVEELSASIHSVTVSIEKNARNSEETAQIATKAASRADESGQAVSGAVNAMKDIAEKITIIEDIARQTNLLALNAAIEAARAGEHGKGFAVVAAEVRKLAERSGVAAGEISELSTSTLNVADRAVKMLNELVPEIGKTSGLVEEINATCAEQGESIKQIGAAVSQVEVATQTSASAAEEVSATSQELAGQAEKLRRMMGYFKCDSADDCDVPDFEEPKALASAEEFDGMDRF, from the coding sequence ATGTGTAATGGCGGCACTTATGCAACTGGAGTAAATTTATGGCTAGTCCTTTGGGATGGAGGGAACATGAACTTATTGGATAATTTTAAAATTAAGACCAAGTTTTTGGGTAACATCGTTATTGTTCTTAGTTTGTGTGCTTCTGCATTGGGTATGTATCAGTTTGCACTAATTGAAACCGGAGAAGGTTATACTGATGTTCTAAATGAAGAAGTTTATATTTCACAGCTGGTTCAGAATGCTAAGGTTGCCATGCTGGAAGCCCGCAGGTCTGAAAAGGATTTCATGCTTAGAAAAGACATGAAATATGTTCCACGTGTTGAAAATAATGTTTCAGAAATCATAACAGCTATGAACAATATTTCGGATACGGGCTTAAAAACAGGGTTGACTGAGATAAGACAACAAGCAGAGGCTATCAAGGTTAATGCTCAAAAGTATCTTAAAACATTCAAGGGTATTACGGGAAGCTATGTCACCAAGGGGTTAAGCCCTAAAGATGGTCTACAGGGAGAGTTCAGGGAAGCTGCCCATGTGATCATGGATCGTGTTCCGGCATATGCGGTAGATGATTTGTATTTGCATTGGTTGCAGATGCGCAGGTATGAAAAAGATTTTATGAGGACTGGGAGCGCAAAATATCATGAAAAACTATTTGCAGAGCTGAATGCTTATGGGAAGGCTGTAAATGAAAGTGGCTGCTTGGAAAAAAATAAGAAAATCCAGCTGAAAGAGCTCGGGGTTTATGAATCGGCCATGAAGAGGATTGTGCAGGGAGTACCCTCAGATTTGCAGACTGCATTATACCTTAAGGCACGAACATCAGCCGCGAAAATGGAAAAGGCTTTGAAGTCTGTCTTGGTGCCGAGAGTTGAGTCCCTAGTGCTTGTCGTACGCAGAGATGAAAAAGATTACCTGCTCCGAGGAAGTGAAAAATATGTGAAGAAGACTTTGGAGGGACTTCAAAAGTTGAGTATGGCTTTTTCGCAGTCCTCTGTTTCGGCTGGGAGTAAGGCTGAAATTGAAAAAAGTATTGATATTTACCGCACGGCTTTTCAGGCTCTTGTGGATGAGAATATGAATATTGCGGAACAGACTAATGAAATGCGGTCTGCCGTTCATGCAATTGAACCTGAATTGATAAAAATACATGAACTGGCGGAAGAACTGATGGGTCGGCGTACTGTCTCTCTCAAAGCTGAGGCCGGGTTGTTTTCAAAGACAGCTATGGGAATCGGCGGGGTAGCTTTATTTCTTGGTATAGTTATTTCCTTGCTGGTGACGAATTCCATTGCCCGCCCGTTACGTACGGCAGAAAGTACTGTTATGAAGATGGCCGATGGCGACCTTAACCAGAATGTGCAATCTGCCAGTCGTGATGAAACAGGAACTATGCTTAATGCCATGGGGGATATGATTTACAGGCTGCGTGATGTTGTTGGCGGGGTTAATTCTGCTGTATCAAATATTGCGGCAGGTAGTGAAGAGCTTGCTGCCACATCGGAATCCATGTCTCAGGGATCATCTGAACAGGCTGCCAGTGTGGAAGAGCTTTCCGCTTCTATTCATTCCGTGACAGTATCAATTGAAAAGAATGCACGTAATTCAGAGGAAACAGCTCAAATCGCGACCAAGGCTGCTTCTAGGGCTGATGAAAGCGGACAGGCTGTTTCCGGTGCGGTGAATGCTATGAAAGACATAGCCGAGAAGATTACCATCATTGAGGATATTGCACGGCAGACTAATTTGCTGGCATTGAATGCTGCTATTGAAGCCGCAAGGGCCGGGGAGCATGGTAAGGGATTTGCCGTTGTTGCCGCTGAGGTGCGTAAGCTTGCGGAGCGCAGCGGAGTTGCTGCCGGGGAGATCAGCGAACTTTCCACCAGTACACTCAATGTAGCCGACAGGGCGGTGAAGATGCTCAATGAACTGGTTCCTGAAATCGGTAAGACTTCCGGTCTGGTAGAGGAAATTAACGCTACCTGTGCGGAGCAGGGCGAATCTATCAAGCAAATCGGGGCTGCTGTTTCACAGGTGGAAGTTGCAACACAGACTTCAGCTTCGGCTGCCGAGGAAGTTTCGGCCACTTCGCAAGAGTTGGCAGGTCAGGCTGAAAAATTGCGCAGGATGATGGGTTATTTCAAGTGTGATTCAGCCGATGATTGTGATGTTCCGGATTTTGAAGAACCTAAAGCCCTTGCTTCGGCAGAAGAATTTGATGGAATGGATCGGTTCTAG
- a CDS encoding PBP1A family penicillin-binding protein, which translates to MKKVYKILLIVTLLMGILGVGSMAGLYFWAASDLPGFKNITDYNPPLVTTVYSRNHKVLGYFYKEKRFLVRMDEMTPLLPKAFLAAEDASFYQHDGVDFTAISRAFVANMKSGAKTQGGSTITQQIIKRLLLTPEKSYKRKLKEAILAFRLEHYLEKDEILTIYLNQIYLGAGAYGVEAAARTYFGKHVDELSIAECALLAGLPQAPSRYDPLRHPERAKARQLYVLGQMYAHNWISRDEYNKAVEQPLVYKSMEDPSWNHGPYFLEEVRRWLIDKYGEETVYKGGLNVYTSCDMKHQDAADQAVKKGLEASTRRRGWRGPLLELKPAEYAGFLASEIIPEPDLRPGKWVKVLVTKVSKKEAAVKFGKYAASMPVTSMKWCRTPDVKKAPEDVRPKKDATKILKKGDVVWARLDKAFFKDGSEVNFNQVDPDTDTLGDVSWLVSLMQKPVVQGALVSMDPKTGDILAMVGGYTFRGSEGSQFNRATQAKRQPGSAFKPIVYSTAMDNGFTPASIMMDAPFVYTDMEAGKLWKPQNFEGVFYGPTLLRTALVKSRNLVTIRLARKMSMDKIIQRAKDMGLESEFPRDLSVALGSASVTLINMVEAYSTFARGGSRVKARLVLSVNSAWGELLYDSKPEIADAISPQTAYIMCNLMKEVVQRGTGWRAKVLRRPVAGKTGTTNNEQDAWYMGYSPYLVTGVFVGFDQLTPMGKWETGSRAASPLWVAYRKKVEKDYPYEDFPQPEGVVMAKIDAASGLLAGPNSKETYFLPFKEGTQPTRTASGSGEDGDSGGSGSSEDLFKQTF; encoded by the coding sequence ATGAAAAAAGTATATAAAATCCTACTGATAGTGACACTGCTGATGGGAATCCTCGGCGTCGGGTCCATGGCCGGACTTTATTTCTGGGCTGCCAGTGACCTGCCCGGATTTAAAAATATTACCGATTATAATCCGCCGCTGGTTACTACTGTTTATTCCCGCAACCACAAGGTTCTCGGATATTTCTATAAGGAAAAGCGTTTTCTGGTCCGCATGGACGAGATGACTCCGCTACTGCCCAAGGCTTTTCTGGCAGCGGAGGATGCTTCCTTTTATCAGCATGACGGTGTTGATTTCACCGCGATCTCCCGTGCTTTTGTCGCTAATATGAAAAGCGGCGCCAAGACTCAGGGCGGGAGTACCATTACTCAGCAGATTATTAAACGTCTGCTGCTGACTCCGGAAAAGAGCTATAAGCGTAAACTCAAGGAAGCCATTCTTGCTTTCCGTCTGGAGCATTATCTTGAAAAAGATGAAATTCTGACCATTTATCTAAACCAAATTTATCTTGGCGCAGGTGCTTACGGCGTCGAAGCTGCAGCGCGCACTTATTTCGGAAAACATGTTGATGAACTCAGCATCGCTGAATGCGCTCTTCTGGCCGGTCTGCCGCAGGCTCCCAGTCGTTATGATCCTCTGCGTCATCCTGAAAGGGCGAAAGCGCGTCAGCTTTATGTGCTCGGCCAGATGTACGCGCATAACTGGATTTCCCGCGACGAGTACAACAAAGCTGTAGAGCAGCCCCTTGTCTATAAGAGTATGGAAGATCCTTCATGGAATCACGGCCCATATTTTCTTGAAGAAGTACGCCGTTGGCTGATCGATAAATACGGGGAAGAGACCGTCTACAAGGGCGGGCTCAACGTATACACTTCCTGCGATATGAAGCATCAGGATGCTGCTGATCAGGCTGTTAAGAAGGGACTTGAAGCATCCACCAGACGTCGTGGCTGGAGAGGGCCGCTGCTGGAGCTCAAGCCTGCTGAATATGCCGGATTTTTAGCTTCCGAGATTATTCCTGAACCTGATTTGCGCCCCGGAAAATGGGTCAAAGTTCTGGTAACCAAGGTCTCCAAGAAGGAAGCTGCGGTTAAGTTTGGAAAATATGCGGCCAGCATGCCTGTTACCAGCATGAAGTGGTGCCGCACCCCGGATGTGAAAAAAGCACCTGAAGATGTCCGCCCCAAGAAAGATGCCACCAAGATCCTCAAGAAGGGTGATGTGGTTTGGGCAAGACTTGATAAGGCCTTTTTCAAGGATGGAAGTGAAGTCAATTTTAATCAGGTTGATCCTGATACTGATACCCTTGGTGATGTGAGTTGGCTGGTATCGCTCATGCAAAAACCTGTTGTGCAGGGCGCACTTGTTTCCATGGACCCCAAGACCGGTGATATTCTGGCTATGGTCGGTGGTTACACCTTTCGGGGTAGCGAGGGCAGCCAGTTCAACCGTGCTACGCAGGCTAAGCGTCAGCCCGGTTCTGCTTTCAAGCCTATTGTTTACTCCACTGCCATGGATAACGGGTTCACCCCGGCCTCCATCATGATGGATGCACCTTTTGTGTACACTGATATGGAAGCTGGCAAGCTCTGGAAGCCTCAGAACTTTGAAGGTGTTTTTTACGGTCCAACCTTGCTCCGTACTGCTCTGGTTAAATCAAGAAACCTTGTGACCATCAGACTTGCCCGCAAGATGAGCATGGATAAGATTATTCAGCGCGCCAAGGATATGGGGCTTGAGTCCGAGTTTCCCAGAGACCTTTCCGTTGCCCTCGGTTCTGCATCCGTGACCCTCATCAATATGGTTGAAGCGTATTCAACCTTTGCACGTGGCGGTTCGCGGGTAAAAGCTCGTCTGGTTTTATCTGTGAACAGTGCGTGGGGTGAGTTGCTTTATGATTCCAAACCGGAAATAGCTGATGCTATCAGTCCGCAGACAGCTTACATCATGTGTAACTTGATGAAAGAGGTTGTACAACGTGGAACAGGTTGGAGAGCCAAAGTGCTTCGTCGTCCTGTTGCAGGTAAGACCGGAACCACCAACAATGAGCAGGATGCATGGTACATGGGATATTCTCCGTACCTTGTGACCGGTGTCTTTGTCGGTTTTGACCAGCTTACCCCCATGGGCAAATGGGAGACCGGGTCCCGCGCGGCCAGTCCGCTTTGGGTCGCCTACCGCAAGAAGGTGGAAAAGGATTACCCTTATGAGGATTTCCCGCAGCCTGAAGGCGTAGTCATGGCAAAAATTGATGCTGCTTCCGGCTTGCTTGCAGGGCCGAATTCTAAGGAAACCTACTTCTTGCCATTCAAAGAAGGCACTCAGCCTACCAGAACTGCATCCGGTTCCGGTGAAGATGGTGATTCCGGTGGATCAGGCTCCAGTGAGGATCTGTTTAAGCAGACGTTCTAG
- a CDS encoding YkgJ family cysteine cluster protein, protein MSDPFVCARCGAKGPTCCELTPGTEEVCFPVSEYERERIMECVPDFGGFALQVNTPVFIENMLRLFPGQRRTVKELLPPGGTHYRLAVDSGGKCLFLGSEGCVIPKKVRPLYCRIFPFWTDENGRITLLEVENCLAQHENKTPGKLFKALGVTQAEVRELHSRLRIAWGFAPHADD, encoded by the coding sequence ATGAGCGATCCTTTTGTATGTGCCAGATGCGGTGCCAAGGGGCCGACATGTTGTGAATTGACCCCGGGGACCGAGGAAGTCTGCTTCCCTGTCTCTGAATATGAACGGGAACGCATTATGGAATGCGTTCCCGATTTCGGTGGGTTTGCCTTGCAGGTAAATACACCTGTTTTTATTGAGAATATGCTCAGACTATTCCCGGGACAACGCAGGACTGTAAAAGAGCTTCTTCCTCCCGGAGGAACTCATTATCGACTGGCAGTTGACTCCGGTGGAAAATGTTTGTTTCTTGGTAGCGAGGGGTGTGTTATTCCCAAGAAAGTCCGGCCCTTGTATTGCCGGATTTTTCCTTTTTGGACAGATGAGAATGGCAGGATTACGCTTCTTGAGGTTGAAAACTGTCTCGCACAGCATGAAAATAAAACTCCGGGCAAGTTGTTTAAGGCTCTTGGAGTTACGCAGGCCGAAGTGCGCGAGCTGCACAGCAGGCTGAGAATCGCTTGGGGATTTGCTCCCCATGCAGATGATTGA
- a CDS encoding amidophosphoribosyltransferase, with the protein MKKEYCGLFGIYGHPEAARMTYFGLYAMQHRGQESAGIVTWDGGTIREQKGMGLVADVFNERHLGKELKGDIGIGHIRYSTTGASLIRNAQPFLVKFGDLHLAIAHNGNLVNTLELRKELEAQGSIFQTTMDSEVFVHLIAKHLNGNTIEDAVMKACRKVKGAFSLLIMANDKLIAVKDPNGFRPLAIGRVGDNYVFASETCAFDLIDAEEIRPVNAGEMVVVEDGKLTSYTYCESAPKRQCIFELIYFARPDSTVFGEVVYERRKKMGAVLAGEQPVDADFVMPFPDSGNYAAVGYSQESGLPLELAMIRNHYVGRTFIQPSQDMRDFSVRVKLNPVKSMIKGKKILIVEDSIVRGTTTRTRVKKLRELGAREIHMRVSCPPIRNPCYYGIDFSSKGELIAANSTEEEIARFLGLDSLHYLSIDGLLSSVEDKDSYCLACFNGDYPIPPCKGYGKMCLEDD; encoded by the coding sequence ATGAAAAAAGAATATTGCGGACTGTTTGGGATTTATGGACACCCTGAAGCAGCAAGAATGACTTATTTCGGCCTTTACGCCATGCAGCATCGCGGGCAGGAGTCTGCCGGGATCGTGACTTGGGATGGCGGAACTATCCGTGAACAGAAGGGCATGGGGCTTGTGGCCGATGTCTTTAACGAACGCCATCTCGGGAAGGAACTTAAAGGCGATATTGGTATCGGGCATATTCGTTACTCCACTACCGGGGCTTCCTTGATCAGGAACGCCCAGCCTTTTCTCGTCAAGTTCGGTGATTTGCATCTGGCAATCGCCCATAACGGGAACCTCGTAAACACCCTTGAACTGCGTAAAGAGCTTGAGGCACAGGGGTCTATTTTTCAGACCACTATGGATTCCGAGGTTTTTGTTCACCTGATCGCCAAGCATCTTAATGGTAATACCATTGAAGACGCGGTCATGAAGGCCTGCCGTAAGGTTAAGGGTGCTTTTTCCCTGCTGATTATGGCTAATGATAAGCTTATCGCCGTAAAAGATCCTAATGGATTCAGGCCGCTTGCTATTGGTCGTGTGGGCGATAATTACGTATTTGCCTCTGAAACTTGTGCTTTCGATCTCATCGATGCTGAGGAAATTCGTCCCGTCAATGCCGGAGAGATGGTAGTTGTGGAAGACGGAAAGCTCACTTCCTATACTTATTGCGAAAGTGCTCCCAAGCGTCAGTGTATTTTTGAGCTGATCTATTTTGCCCGTCCTGACTCCACTGTTTTTGGTGAAGTTGTTTATGAACGACGCAAGAAAATGGGGGCTGTTCTGGCAGGTGAACAACCCGTGGATGCTGATTTTGTCATGCCGTTTCCTGACTCCGGAAACTATGCCGCAGTAGGCTATTCTCAGGAATCTGGTCTACCGCTCGAACTTGCCATGATCCGTAACCATTACGTAGGCCGTACCTTTATTCAGCCTTCACAGGATATGCGCGATTTCAGCGTACGGGTTAAGCTAAATCCGGTAAAATCCATGATCAAGGGCAAGAAGATCCTGATTGTGGAAGATTCCATTGTACGTGGAACAACCACCCGGACCAGAGTCAAAAAACTTCGTGAACTTGGTGCCCGTGAAATTCATATGCGGGTAAGTTGTCCTCCTATACGCAACCCATGTTATTACGGTATCGACTTTTCATCCAAGGGCGAACTTATTGCCGCCAACAGCACTGAAGAGGAAATTGCACGTTTCTTAGGTCTTGATTCCCTGCACTATCTGTCCATAGACGGTCTGCTTAGTTCAGTGGAAGACAAAGATTCTTACTGCCTTGCCTGCTTCAACGGCGATTATCCCATTCCTCCCTGTAAGGGATACGGGAAAATGTGTCTTGAGGACGATTAA